From Jaculus jaculus isolate mJacJac1 chromosome 19, mJacJac1.mat.Y.cur, whole genome shotgun sequence, a single genomic window includes:
- the Rbm15 gene encoding RNA-binding protein 15, with translation MRSAGRDPSPRRSPRWRRASPLCETSAGWRVSRLRGDDLRRPSTMKGKERSPVKPKRSRGGEDSSSRGERSKKLGGSGGSNGSSSGKPDGGGGSRRSLHLDKSSSRGGSREYDTGGGSSSSRLHSYSSPSTKNSSGGGESRSSSRGGGGESRSSGAASSAPGGGGGGDGVEYKTLKISELGSQLSDEAVEDGLFHEFKRFGDVSVKISHLSGSGSGDERVAFVNFRRPEDARAAKHARGRLVLYDRPLKIEAVYVSRRRSRSPLDKDPYPPSASVVGSSVGGHRHAPGGGGGGGQRSLSPGGAALGYRDYRLQQLALGRLPPPPPPPLPRELERERDYPFYERVRPAYSLEPRVGAGAGAAPFREVDEISPEDDQRANRTLFLGNLDITVTENDLRRAFDRFGVITEVDIKRPSRGQTSTYGFLKFENLDMSHRAKLAMSGKIIIRNPIKIGYGKATPTTRLWVGGLGPWVPLAALAREFDRFGTIRTIDYRKGDSWAYIQYESLDAAHAAWTHMRGFPLGGPDRRLRVDFADTEHRYQQQYLQPLPLTHYELVTDAFGHRAPDPLRGARDRTPPLLYRDRDRDLYPDSDWVPPPPPVRERSTRAASSAVTAYEPLDSLDRRRDGWSLDRDRGDRDMPSSRDQPRKRRLPEDSGGRHLDRSPESDRPRKRHCAPSPDRSPELSSSRDRYNSDNDRSSRLLLERPSPIRDRRGSLEKSQGDKRDRKNSASAERDRKHRTTASTEGKSPLKKEDRSDGNASSASTVSSKLKSPSQKQDGGTAPAAAASPKLCLAWQGMLLLKNSNFPSNMHLLQGDLQVASSLLVEGSTGGKVAQLKITQRLRLDQPKLDEVTRRIKVAGPNGYAILLAVPGNSDSRSSSSATSDTATSTQRPLRNLVSYLKQKQAAGVISLPVGGNKDKENTGVLHAFPPCEFSQQFLDSPAKALAKSEEDYLVMIIVRAKLVNSG, from the exons ATGAGGTCTGCGGGGCGGGACCCTTCGCCGCGGCGGAGTCCAAGATGGCGGCGTGCGAGTCCGCTGTGTGAAACGAGCGCGGGGTGGCGAGTCAGTCGGCTCCGCGGGGACGACCTCCGGCGACCCTCGACGATGAAGGGAAAAGAGCGCTCTCCGGTGAAGCCCAAGCGCTCCAGAGGTGGTGAGGACTCGAGCTCTCGCGGGGAACGGAGCAAGAAGTTAGGGGGCTCCGGCGGCAGCAATGGGAGCAGCAGCGGGAAGCCGGACGGCGGCGGCGGGTCGCGGCGGAGCCTTCATCTGGACAAGTCCAGCAGCCGAGGCGGCAGCCGCGAGTACGACACGGGCGGGGGCAGCTCCAGCAGCCGCTTGCACAGCTACAGCTCCCCGAGCACCAAAAATTCCTCAGGCGGGGGCGAGTCTCGAAGCAGCTCCCGGGGTGGAGGCGGGGAGTCACGTTCCTCCGGGGCCGCCTCCTCGgctcccggcggcggcggcggcggggacggCGTGGAGTACAAGACGCTGAAGATCAGCGAGTTGGGGTCCCAGCTGAGCGACGAGGCGGTGGAGGACGGACTGTTTCACGAGTTCAAGCGGTTCGGTGATGTAAGTGTCAAAATCAGTCATCTGTCGGGTTCCGGCAGCGGGGATGAACGGGTGGCCTTTGTGAACTTCCGGCGGCCGGAGGACGCGCGGGCGGCCAAGCATGCCCGAGGCCGCCTGGTGCTGTACGACCGGCCTCTGAAGATCGAAGCCGTGTACGTGAGCCGGCGCCGCAGCCGCTCCCCGCTAGACAAAGATCCCTACCCTCCGTCCGCCAGCGTGGTCGGGTCCTCGGTAGGTGGGCACCGACACGCCCCTggaggaggagggggtggaggacAGAGATCGCTCTCTCCTGGTGGCGCTGCTTTGGGATACCGAGACTACCGGTTGCAGCAGCTGGCTCTTGGCcgcctgcctcctcctcccccgccACCATTGCCccgggagctggagagagaacGAGACTACCCGTTCTATGAGAGAGTGCGCCCAGCCTATAGTCTTGAACCGAGGGTGGGCGCTGGAGCAGGTGCCGCTCCTTTCCGAGAGGTGGATGAGATATCACCCGAGGATGATCAGCGTGCTAACCGAACACTTTTCTTGGGTAACCTAGACATCACTGTGACTGAGAATGATCTTAGAAGGGCTTTTGATCGCTTTGGAGTCATCACAGAGGTAGACATCAAGAGGCCTTCTCGTGGCCAGACCAGTACTTATGGCTTTCTCAAATTTGAGAACCTAGACATGTCTCACCGAGCCAAACTTGCAATGTCTGGCAAAATTATAATTCGGAATCCTATCAAAATTGGTTATGGTAAAGCTACACCCACCACCCGCCTCTGGGTGGGTGGCTTGGGACCTTGGGTGCCTCTTGCTGCGCTGGCACGAGAATTTGACCGATTTGGCACCATACGTACCATAGACTACCGAAAAGGTGATAGTTGGGCATATATCCAGTATGAAAGCCTAGATGCAGCACATGCTGCCTGGACCCATATGCGAGGATTCCCACTTGGTGGCCCAGATCGTCGCCTTAGAGTAGACTTTGCAGACACAGAACATCGTTACCAGCAGCAGTATCTGCAGCCTCTGCCCTTGACTCATTATGAACTGGTGACAGATGCTTTTGGACATCGGGCACCTGACCCTTTGCGGGGTGCTCGGGATAGGACACCACCTTTATTGTACAGAGATCGTGATAGAGACCTTTATCCTGACTCTGATTGGGTGCCACCCCCACCACCAGTTCGAGAACGCAGCACCAGGGCAGCATCTAGTGCTGTGACTGCTTATGAGCCATTGGATAGCTTGGATCGAAGGCGAGATGGCTGGTCCTTGGATCGGGACAGAGGTGATCGAGATATGCCCAGTAGCAGAGACCAGCCTAGGAAGCGCCGGCTGCCAGAGGACAGTGGAGGACGGCATCTGGATAGATCTCCTGAGAGTGACAGGCCACGAAAACGCCACTGTGCTCCTTCTCCAGATCGCAGTCCAGAACTGAGCAGTAGCAGAGATCGTTACAATAGCGACAATGATCGATCTTCCCGTCTTCTCTTGGAAAGGCCCTCTCCAATCAGAGACAGGAGAGGCAGTTTGGAAAAGAGCCAGGGTGACAAGCGAGACCGTAAGAACTCTGCATCAGCTGAACGGGATAGGAAGCACCGCACAACTGCTTCCACTGAGGGAAAAAGCCCTCTGAAAAAAGAGGACCGGTCTGATGGAAATGCATCCAGTGCCAGCACTGTTTCATCAAAGCTGAAGTCCCCTTCCCAGAAACAGGATGGGGGGACAGCTCCTGCTGCAGCAGCCTCTCCCAAACTCTGTTTGGCCTGGCAGGGCATGCTTCTACTGAAGAACAGCAACTTTCCTTCCAACATGCATCTGTTGCAGGGTGACCTCCAAGTTGCTAGCAGTCTTCTTGTGGAGGGTTCTACTGGAGGCAAAGTGGCCCAGCTCAAGATCACTCAGCGTCTTCGTTTGGACCAGCCCAAGTTGGATGAAGTAACTCGTCGCATCAAAGTAGCAGGGCCCAATGGTTATGCCATTCTTCTAGCTGTACCTGGAAATTCTGACAGCCGCTCTTCTTCCTCGGCCACATCAGACACTGCCACCTCTACTCAGCGGCCACTTAGGAACCTTGTGTCCTATTTAAAGCAAAAGCAGGCAGCTGGGGTGATCAGCCTCCCTGTGGGAggcaacaaagacaaagaaaacaccGGGGTTCTTCATGCCTTCCCACCTTGTGAGTTCTCCCAGCAGTTCCTGGATTCCCCTGCCAAGGCACTGGCCAAATCTGAGGAAGATTACCTGGTCATGATCATTGTCCGTG CAAAACTGGTGAACAGCGGATGA